In the Vibrio agarivorans genome, GTCAGCTTAGCGAAACAACATGACAAAGTGGTGATCTTAGATGCGATGTCGAGCTTTGGTGGGATCCCGATGGATATTGGAGAGATGGGTGTTGATTTTATGATCAGCTCCGCCAATAAATGTATTCAGGGTGTCCCTGGCTTTGGCTTTGTTATCGCCAAACAATCAGAGCTAAAGCAATGCAAAGGGCGCGCGCGCTCATTAAGCTTGGATCTTTATGAACAATGGCACTGCATGGAGGTCAATCATGGTAAATGGCGCTTTACCTCTCCGACTCATACCGTCCGTGCGTTTTATCAAGCCCTTGTAGAGCTCGAACAAGAAGGAGGAATTGCCGCTCGTCATGATCGCTATGCCACCAATCAAACTGCGCTCGTAGCGGGAATGAAGAAGCTTGGTTTTACCCCTCTGCTCGATGAGTCTCTACATTCACCGATTATTACCTCATTCTATTCACCAACTCACAGCGACTACCAGTTCAAAACGTTTTACCTGCGCCTTAAAGAGCAGGGCTTCGTTATCTACCCGGGCAAGGTGTCAAATGCAGACTGCTTCCGCATCGGCAACATTGGTGATGTTCACCCAGATGACATCGAACGCTTAATCAACGCGATTGAAAAATCAATGTATTGGGAGTTGTCAGCATGAGCTTGATTACACCAGATATGGCAAGTGCAGAACAAGGGACACACTTTCGTAGCGAAGGCGATATCAATACCACA is a window encoding:
- the phnW gene encoding 2-aminoethylphosphonate--pyruvate transaminase — translated: MRNEYLLLTPGPLSTTETVRSAMLKDWCTWDDDYNKEVVEVIRRKLAALATQQPGYTSVLMQGSGTASVEATIGSAMKTGDKLLVVDNGAYGARIAQIAEYLNIDCHVVSPGETAQPDLKEMEQVLTKDSAITHVAIVHCETTTGMLNPIQSIVSLAKQHDKVVILDAMSSFGGIPMDIGEMGVDFMISSANKCIQGVPGFGFVIAKQSELKQCKGRARSLSLDLYEQWHCMEVNHGKWRFTSPTHTVRAFYQALVELEQEGGIAARHDRYATNQTALVAGMKKLGFTPLLDESLHSPIITSFYSPTHSDYQFKTFYLRLKEQGFVIYPGKVSNADCFRIGNIGDVHPDDIERLINAIEKSMYWELSA